Part of the Fundidesulfovibrio magnetotacticus genome, GTCTACGCCGCCACGCGCGACCCGCGCCGCGCCGCCTCCGTGCTCCTGGTGGACTATTCCTGCGCCATCAAGCTGGCCACGCCCCTGGCCGTGCTGGCCGCCATGCGCCAGATGGCCGCCGCTGGGGTGGTGGTCAAGGGCGGGCAGCCCCTGGAGATGATGGCCAAGGCCGACGTGTTCGTCTTCGACAAGACCGGCACCCTGACCATGGCCGAGCCCTCCGTGCACGACGTGATCCCCTTCGGCGGGGCCAGCCGCGAGGACGTGCTGCGTCTGGCCGCCTGCCTGGAGGAGCACTTCCCCCACCCCGTGGCCCGCGCCGTGGTGCGCCAGGCCCGCGAGGAGGGCATTGAGCACCAGGAGGAGCACGCCCGCGTGGAGTACGTGGCCGCCCACGGCGTGGCCAGCTGGCTCAAGGGCAAGCGCGTGCTCCTGGGCAGCCGCCACTTCATCCACGAGGACGAGGGCGTGCCCCTGGGCGACGCCGCCGAAACGGTGGCGCGGCTGGCCGAAGAGGGCCATTCCCTGCTCTATCTGGCCGTCGGGGACGAGCTGGCAGGCGTGATCAGCCTGGACGACCCCCTGCGCCCCGAGGCCGGAGAGGCCATCCAGGCCCTGAGGGACTCGGGCGTGCAACGCGTGATCATGCTCACGGGCGACCTGGACGGCATGGCCGCGCGCATCTCGAAGCAGCTGGGCATCACCGAGTGGATCGCCCAGGTGCTGCCCGACGAGAAGCACCGCGTCATCGAGGGACTCATGGCCGAGGGCCACACCGTGGCCATGGTGGGCGACGGACTCAACGACGCCCCGGCCCTGGCCCGGGCCTCGGTGGGCATCTCCATGCACCAGGGCGCGGACGTGACCCGCGAGGTGGCCGACGTGGTGCTCACCACGGGCGACCTGACCGCCCTGGCCCGCGCCCGGAGCCTGGCGCGGGCGTCGCTGGCGCGCATCAAGACCAACTACCTGCTCATCGTCACCGTGAACTCCCTGCTCCTGGCGGGCGGGCTTTTCGGGCGGCTCACGCCGCAGCTCTCGGCCGTGATGCACAACGGGGCCACCCTGGCCGCCGCGCTCAACTCCCTGCGCCCCCTGGCCCTGCCCCGCTGAAGCGGGCCTGGCCGAGGGGCGGCCCAAGACGCGCGAACGGCCCGGAGGACGTAAACCTCCGGGCCGTTTCTTCGTGCGTCGGCGTCGTCGCCCCGCAGGCTAGTGCGAGGCCTTGCTCTGGGGCGCGTCGTGCGCCTCCGGTGCGTCCTCCCTGGCGCAGGCCAGGGGCCACACCTCGTCGATCTGCTCGATGAACTTCACCTTGATGCGCCCGCGCAGATCGGCCGGGATGTCCGCCAGGTCCTTCTCGTTGCGCGCCGGGATGAGCACCCGCTTCATGCCTGCGGACACCGCCGCCAGGATCTTCTCCTTGATGCCGCCCACCGGCAGCACGCGCCCGCGCAGGCTGATCTCGCCGGTCATGGCGATGTCGTTGCAGATGGGCGTGTTGGTGAGCGCGCTGATGAGGGCCGTCACCAACGTCACGCCCGCCGAGGGGCCGTCCTTGGGCGTGGCCCCGGCGGGGATGTGGATGTGGATGTCGCGCTTCTCCAGGAAGGCCGGGTCGATGCCCAGCTTTTCCGACTTGGCCCGCGCGTAGGAGAGCGCCGCCTGGGCGGATTCCTTCATCACCTCGCCCAGCTTGCCCGTCATGATCAGCGCGCCCTTGCCGGGCATGGTGGTCACCTCG contains:
- a CDS encoding heavy metal translocating P-type ATPase, with product MTLSIAHDLPGRLRLRAAPPRAAGERAGLLALLRDLDGVRSLDVNPRTGSILIVHAPDEALRQNLLQKLREGFSAPPEPARDTPAPRLAPQPAHGGEAPPSLVGLLAPVVLRPVLPMGVRLAIAARSALPRIWRGAVSLCSGKLSVDVLDATALGICILRRDFRSLGAITLLLGLGEFLESWTRKRSEESLAATLAAQTVWAWVRRGHEEEQVDSRDVKQGDLVVLRQGAVVPVDGVVEEGEALVDQSAMTGEARGVPKRPGSAVFAGTVVEEGEVLVKAAGSADTTRWRRMLGLVEQAERSKAGVQSQAEKLAGNLVPFSLGLSGAVYAATRDPRRAASVLLVDYSCAIKLATPLAVLAAMRQMAAAGVVVKGGQPLEMMAKADVFVFDKTGTLTMAEPSVHDVIPFGGASREDVLRLAACLEEHFPHPVARAVVRQAREEGIEHQEEHARVEYVAAHGVASWLKGKRVLLGSRHFIHEDEGVPLGDAAETVARLAEEGHSLLYLAVGDELAGVISLDDPLRPEAGEAIQALRDSGVQRVIMLTGDLDGMAARISKQLGITEWIAQVLPDEKHRVIEGLMAEGHTVAMVGDGLNDAPALARASVGISMHQGADVTREVADVVLTTGDLTALARARSLARASLARIKTNYLLIVTVNSLLLAGGLFGRLTPQLSAVMHNGATLAAALNSLRPLALPR